The Gouania willdenowi chromosome 3, fGouWil2.1, whole genome shotgun sequence genome includes the window tggtgtcagatggcgggtgtgaacaactcagcttgtgaccattgttatgttactgaggccactactcccccctcagctagggtgggggggtggctaggtaggttccaggacacaaagaccttttgtattctcctttgtgtttcccatacagcagctacatagaggttgcaacttatatttcaacttttgcaacagaaagtagtaagtagtaatagtgagacggcaacagtttgtttgcattcttggtgaaatttatttaatagagattttgtgaacaattctggcactgccacacctcctttatgcatttgccacatgcaaacttgtcacaatacatacaacgcttggtggcacggtttttcctgcagcaacacttcacctggcacaatgcccttttccccacatcaggtgtgggtggttgttgctgaaggttttgctcattcacctccttggctgccatatgagactgggcaagctcatttgcaagctccagcaagaagtccacccttctctccttgaccccagtgcatgcctgataaagcacatgtgcgttcagcgctgcaatgtcaatcatgttgtaaaacacagcgactggccaacgccgtgttcctgaacgtatagtgtactttcgaaccatctggtccatgacgtccacaccgcatttcatgctgttgtagtcggtgactgtgttcggcttttttttcccgagtagcctcagtctccaccacgctgtgcacgctactgaggaggcagacagtcttctttcgtttgggcacataaacagtcagtgtggcaccagaggttgaaaacacttgtgtgctgaattcctcacgggccaaattctttttagctgaatctggaagctcccggcgaatcttattgactgtgccaaggagggtggtcttccggctgtgcagtcgacgcgctagtgacaatgaagtgaaaaaattgtcggttgtaacagttcttcctttgtccataaacggttccataagcttcatcaccacattttcagacaatctctccccaggtggacgactggggtctttgccaagatatgggatgattttgcacacatacttggatttaaggtcacatgccacccagaacttgataccaaacttgtccggcttcgttgcaatgtattgcaagaaacagcagcgagtcttagttggaaaaagttgctcatctatggtgatgtgcctgcctgggttgtacgaagtgatgcagttggcaacaaaagaccCCCAAACGTCAGAGATTGCAGCAAACCGGTCAGTCGCAACTCGTTCACCGCGTGTGTCCTTGTCGTCAAAGCGTAGATGCTGCATGATGTCCTTGAAACGGTTTCGAGCCATAATCCTGTTGATCAGGGGCGGTCCCAGTTTTGCTGACCATGCGTCATGCAGCGATGGAAGGCGGACAATCCCCCACAAAAGCAGGATGGCAATGAACGCCATTAGTTCAGGTATGGCCATGAACCAGTTCTCATGTTGTGTCTGGAGTGCATGCTGGACAGTCCACTCCTGAATGGTCCGAAGCATTTCCAGAGTTAtgaagcagaagaaactctgtaagcgactcgtcacctttcttctggccaaagcagttggctctccatctgtgacGTGACCTTCAATTGGGCTGTGATGGAGAGGCCTTCCGACCTGTTCTTCACGCCACACTGTGCCGTCTTTTGCCGTCTCTGTCAGCCACTCATGTGTCTCCAGGCGACCTCTCTTTTCTGAAGGTGGCGAATCCTCCTCATCTATAGGGTGATCATATTTTTGAGATGtgattaatgaaacattaaaaacacaactgccataatcagcaaacaaaaaaaaggatgtttagaAAATCTTACCGGAAGAAATTTCAGAGTCAGAACTCAGCTGAAGGGATATTTCTTCTCCATCGGAGTCACAGGGGTTGGCGTCATTTAGGATCATCTCCAAAGTCTGCTGAGAGCTGTAAACTTTTGACATCCTTGCTTCTCAGTCGCCAGAGTCAGTGAAATATCTGCCCTGAGTTGGCTATTTTTTCACCTTGAGGTGAtaagccttttcaaactttcactatggttcagtacttccgcattgggtcaaaggtcaagagggataatgtcagcataactgatggtgtaaacagagattgagattgtttttccctgttgaagcattgattctttgtgcatcttgtgcactttcttcaaatttgtaaaataatagcttaataaaataattcatggacctagttagtgaatggtggacctcgtgaatttacctttttaaagtgagaactcaaacagtccttttcacactcggaaatcttgctttaccataaatagcaacaatacatttgatttataagcacaaaaacaataaaggtaaatagtgaaaatacaggagtaggaaacaggagcttggttgctttattactgtttttctttttctaattttatttattgtggtttattaattgatcacaacacacatggctcatattaatttggccattcttatccaataattccatataatgttatttggattaacaaacatcatctacgtggaagaaacactggtttctcaacactggccatcatttacaccaacccccaaagtttgtcactgcccagctgcacattccgatcgaatggctgcatttacataagagaggtggcccactgagttgcaaatgagtgtcatttggcggcctctgggcagggcaacaggagtaagaaaaccttgggcatgctagtgttaactAACTCTAGCATCTTTGATTTGAAAACTTGTTAGTTAAAATACGTATCGACGTCCAGGACTGGTGCCGTGTAGGAGAACCAGAACCCCAGCCAGGCCGACAGTATCCCGTGGGCCCATACAGTGAATGAGCGGAAAACTTCCTCGGAAAACGCAGGAAAAACTTTTTcccacacactgctggttaCGCAGAAGGAGCTGTCATCATCACGCCTATTCGATGGAGGGTaaaactgcacgcacacacaattctggCAGAAAGGTGGATTATAACTTAACAAATTCTCTCAATCGAaaattctagattcatagtccataattttcattttggtaaagttttattaatttcattacttaaactttccattttccttcttcctcctcctcagagcgttagaaaatccctataaatcccaaattcataccaacatctaaaacactcagaatgtgGAGATACCATACatctgtgttaaaatgtacattttgtgtgataccaatgagtcaaaataactgtgaataattgtgaaactgcctaattTATTATCATGTTAATaagcctgtaaaataaacatgtacatattgtaaatgcaacgtttttattgacatttaaacttttattaaacctctattctgatgtcaagaacccactacaaaaacagggaacagtaacaattaattaaaataaagtgatctaggacacttaaaactcaatcctagatggcacctctggcaacgaacatattaaaaattaaaaatttatatttttcaatattaatTACCCTTTGTTCCCCTACAGAGCTATAAAACCATTTCTATTCTAAATATTTTgaacctttaaaatgttttaactcAAACTTCATACTTCTCACTTCATACtgcaaatacagaaaatacttaagtgaaataaaaaataagtttgttattattataactagtacagtgcccgtcggaagtatgtattcatgtgggagcataaggggtatatttgcgggtgtaAAATGTGGGTGCAGTTTTCCTGGtctaattctatgggacatgtgcatgacttcatcatcacttttatatttttttgtatggtgtatttttctgaaacgTATTGTTATGGCAACTATTATATTCATCaccatatcatcaaatgtgtgttcatgtgtacaatttgtcatgttttaatacatgatgactgcattactctttccacttttgaacagctgagtcatgttagattaaacagtacagatcgtattgtatctACAGTGCAActcacagtctctgctgaaggccaaactcaaactcacatgcagatatatacgcacacacactatcaaggacagataacagTGGCGCCAACCTTTCCTCCACttccactgttgggagcatctgactccctccttttctttctttcagggttgggactttttctcatatctgtataaagcttaaaACTGTGAAAACTGTTGGTCAGTCATGTATATCTTGAGCCGAACACAAGACCTTTTGAACCATCCTGCTTAGTACCTGGCTGCCTTTACTCCATACAGGATGGGATACTTCTacttttgtactctttttcattataaaatcatcatgcttcgactggactccatcattcaacaagagcaataaatcatgtctccaaatgaggtcaaccgcaaatttgccatgacaaattggcgatcacgaacaggacccatcttctgctctggggGGGCTTCTGCCGCGGACCGGTACCTGGAGAGCGGACGCGCTTAAAACCCAAAGCCATGTTTTGGCATGGGACTCCAAGTCTGCCCCACGGTGGTCTGCCTcccggacagagactggaccacAAATCATTGGTTGATcttcaaacaccaattcggactaataAGGTAAATATGCCTTTTTTTAAAacccaaccctaacctaatccaataaactgtagtgaagaccacagggagtaaaacactaataatggggATCAAACAGACAGATGAAGATATCAGTGGGATATTATTGGATAAGATAGTACTACTTATAGAAAATGagaagaatccaataaacaaataatatatgcatgcgcatatacagtcttggtatgatgtgaactcagatcatgaaaCCGGCAAactttcggtgagttttacctttttttattctttgatttattttgtttaaacgtgtgaatggaatcagatttctccctttggttgtTTGGCTTTGATGCTTTCATTTTTGACGTGTATCAGCTGCTCTGTCTTCTGTGCGTTTCGGCTTCTCTCTCAGCTGAACGTACGGATATTAGCAGCACTTTGAGCCCGGTTTTCAATGTGAGCGCCTCGGTCATGACGTGTACTAACCCCCGTGCGCGCGtgtaacacacgcacacacggagaaacacacacacacacagagagagagagagacacacacacacacacacacacagacagagagatagacacacacacagagagagagagacacacagagagatgatttttttacacatacacacacactgttggacTCTTTTCAGgcgtagcgcccctcattggccagtttagtgaaagGTCACATAATTAAGACACCACATACTTGTAATACGGTCtgctattaatacataaattCCCAAAACTAACAGCGTTAGTGCCACAACGTTGTGGTTTCTCGCTTTCCCtctgcctacagaatagtgccaaGCCATTgcaacacagacactatttttatttttattttaaatttcattcgatttcatgtttgatatatCTGGGTTCCACTCTAAAATGCCTATGAGCAACatacactcaaacacacacacagatgaatacagtatttcattttattttattttaatattactgttatcatcattatattttttttaattattttattgttcgtttctgttggctttgcggttgtccctgaagaaacAACATCTTCAGtgaaagctcttaatgaatgaaatcaccttcaacccttatgctaatgaaatatcaacatcattcaaaggaccaagcttcagaaggaaatcgactatcaaaggactcaactctcccattcagcaaagcaatgctgcaacaagaactcgctcagtcccaagtcaactcttcatcgtctatggaatgggccgtttaccaatgctgggattaacacatcctgccccatcatcaaagactgagaacctgtgggcgtcggagttggttggacactcccccaccaagtTTCGGGTTAATcgccacgattactgcctgaacgatgcggcagcaactgcagactctgatcacacgtctgctggaacaccttcaccaaaaaagacactgtttcaaaagccacgagGATACTAAGCCATAAGACTGTTCAcatgaagtccaccacagcctttggtggtaatGCTATATTACTTTCGCCTTGAACTTTGgcgacgggggggggggggggggacaactagcaaatagccaacaagcttctcctttgATTGGACAATAGTAACCCCTCTGTTTTCTGATTGtacgctagattattttgttttcattcattctctgACACGCTTCGAGAAACACTTAAAAGAAGGTGCGCTctaagcagacagaccagacatataGTCACACACTCATGTTCATAACTACGAGCTGAAACACAAGACCAccataacttcacacagaacccttctgtttgccacatgagaccatgtgtgcccatcatttatctttgcttttattcattatgttgctcatttatttacactgtttttgcctttatgagaaagacaaacaaaagggaggaaaatagtgttactaatggttttgtttttgtttgcttttctttccttttattttcttgtggccccccacaatgcaagaaaTGGTTACATCTGTTGAAGAACGAGCCCTCTGTTGTGCTGCCTCAgtttttggagctgaagtttttattttttaatttttttattggccattattttttttgagctTGCACGattttcttctttgttatttctgaatgaTTCTTCTTTTacccttttgtttttactcaatttcaggaaaattgagacggAGATTGAGGACttcagcctcaaccaagtttagattttgacatttttttttttttgaccgagaccctcgtaaacaatctgtatcCTTATCCTTTTttaagctgcttgcgacaggcAGCCTAGTTCAacgtttattgttttcattttgcgcgcttCCTCCTTACCGCGTCGAACTGTTTTGCCGGCCCGAAGCCGCTGGACAGcaggggggtaccaaatttttcctgagaaaactgtcctattagttgctatgagtacataggtaattacttttcaaacaagaagtcctggttttaatgtgcaaaaaaaaaaaaaaggataaaccttgcgaGGGGAACCTCTTTTTGGTGGTCTTTCCTTTCTGACATGCGGGACAATTCCTGGGGAATGCTTCTCTCTCCCGGACACCATCCTTGACTCGCTGAACATGCGTCATACTGTCTTGCCAGGGGATAGCgctccacctgatttgatacatgcttggtaaccgaatatcattctgaacaaatttctcagtctacaatattaatattgtacgttcccttagagtgagggttgttAGAGGCTGGCTCCAATCCTGTTAAGTAGCAATACATTGCCCATTTTTCTAAAGTCTGGAAATATAAATCGTTGAGAGAGGCTCCTTTAGTTGTTAAAACGACTTTTAGTTGAGCTGTTTGTTTGTCTTCTACTTGTTTCTAGCAGACGTGCTAGAGGCTCCCCGTTAttggagaaaaataaatattttttttttctctaacagTCGGGTTATTACTACTTTAgttgagctgtgtgtgttattacGGACAGGGTTCCGAACCACTGGCCAGTGTATAAGTGCCTGATGAGCACAGAACGGACCGTGAGGATAATTATGGGCAACAAAGTTAATCGGCCACCAAAGGGGAAGTGAAAAGGAGCGTACATCTTATTAATCAGATGAAGAATGTTGTGAAAAGTTACCTATTTGAGTTGAATGCCAGTGAAAAGCGATTGATTAAtgctaaaaggttgccaagcatggggggggcaataagagttcattgaccccgagagacgaggtggactggctatcgccgctggtgggttagatgaggtctgtattctacttagacactgcgcagcaaaaccttgtgaatgctgGATGTGAAAATAGacgcatgaacgtgtgcggtgcatgaatgcctgaatgatgacacgttacgtatgcctgagagaaacgcgttgtgagtgcgaatgtgccgtggacgtgtcattgagtgattgatcgatgaatggctgtttgactacgcatgttcctctgttttaccttcctttcctcctgggttttgaggcact containing:
- the LOC114458632 gene encoding uncharacterized protein LOC114458632 encodes the protein MSKVYSSQQTLEMILNDANPCDSDGEEISLQLSSDSEISSDEEDSPPSEKRGRLETHEWLTETAKDGTVWREEQVGRPLHHSPIEGHVTDGEPTALARRKVTSRLQSFFCFITLEMLRTIQEWTVQHALQTQHENWFMAIPELMAFIAILLLWGIVRLPSLHDAWSAKLGPPLINRIMARNRFKDIMQHLRFDDKDTRVAVPVDRELLSAPESVGRGLNPEP